The window CGCCGAAGTCCCCGAGCTGGCCCTCGACGTAACTCTGAAGGAGCTCCGCTTCGCCATGAGCACCGATGAGAGCGGCAGTGAAGCGGCGAGGATCTTCCGGAGGGCACTGAAGCTCGTAGGGATTACCAAACGGACCGAAGCCCTTCACGTCCTCGAGGAGGTTCTCGACGAGTACGGGCACATCTTCAGCGATTATGAACTCGCTTTAAAGCTGGAGGATGAGCTGAGGGAGCTTGAGGCCGGTCTCTAAAAAGCCTTATAAATCCCCCAAACACCAAATAGAGACTTAGAGGGTGGGAAAATGAAGGCCGTTTATCGGGAGATGTGCCCAAACTGCCTCGGTAGAATCTCGGACGAGAGGCTCTGTCTGAAGAATCCCTGTAATGAGTGTCTCGACGAAACCGCTCACGCTGACTCTTATTTTGAGCTCATAACTGCCGTAAGAAATGCCCTTCAGCTGAAGGGCACGCTTAAGGAGTGGGAGAGAATATACGAACTTGAAAGTGGTGTGAGGGAAGTCGAAGCATTCTTCGAGAATGCAACCGGCTTCACCTTCTGGAGCGCCCAAAGGACGTGGGTCAAGAGGCTCCTCAAAGGAAGGAGCTTCTCGATAATAGCTCCGACTGGAATGGGCAAGAGCACCTTTGGCGCTTTCATGGCCCTCTGGCACGCCACCAAGGGCAAGAAGAGCTACATAGTGGTTCCGACTACCCCGCTCGTCATCCAGACTGTCAAGAAAATCCAGGCAATAGCTGAGAAATCAGGCGTCCAAATCAACCTCGCCTACTATCACGGCAACCTACGGAAGAAGGAAAAGGAAGAAATGCTGGCTAAAATCGAGAATGATGACTACCAGATACTCGTAACAAGCGCTCAATGGCTTGCAAGGAACTTCGACGAGAAGCTCAAAGGCAGGCGCTTCGACTTCATATTCGTTGACGACGTCGATGCCTTCCTAAAGGCGAGCAAGAACATAGACCGCTCGCTCCTCCTTCTGGGCTTCACGGAGGAGGTAATTAACAAGGCTTGGGAGATAATAAGACTCAAGAAGAGCATGGCCAAATACATCAACGGCCGTGCTGAGGATAGAGACGAACGCTTGAAGGAGCTCAATAGGGAGATTGAAAAGCTCCAGCGCGAGATCGAGGAGTTTAAAGAGAAGAACGGCGTCGGCATAATGATCATAGCATCAGCCACCGGAAGCGCCCGCGGCGATAGAATAAAGCTCTACCGCGAGCTGCTCGGCTTTGAGGTCGGAAGCGGCCGTTCAGCTTTGAGAAATGTTGTGGATAGTTATCTGATGCCTACCAAGGACATCAAGGAACACGTTGAGGAACTCCTAACCCGGCTCGGAAAGGGTGGAATCATTTTCACACCCATTGACCAGGGACTGGCCTACGCCGAGGAGCTGGTGAACTATCTAAGGGGGAAGGGCTTCCGCATCGAGCTGGTCTCTTCAAAGAACAAGAAGGCGATAGAGAGGTTTGAGAAAGGCGAGGCTGACTACCTCATCGGCTCGGCCACATACTACGGCTCCCTCGTTAGGGGTCTTGATATGCCACATCTCATACGTTACGCGGTTTTCACAGGCGTTCCGAAGTTCCGCTTCTCAATAGACCTTGAGAGGCCGACTATCTACCGTGCGCTTGGTCTGCTGACAGAGGTGATGGACTTTCTGAATGACGAGCAGAGGAGAGAAGCAGAAAAGCTCCACGCGAGACTTAGAAGGCTCATAAGGAACATCCCTCAGTTCGAGCTCCTCAAGATTGAGGAAGCTTTGGCCGAAGGCCTTCCGATAGACAACTCCTTCCACAACCACGTTCTCAACGTCTTCCGCGAGCTGGTGGAGTTTCTGAGGAAGGTTCTTCGCGACGAAGAAGTCCTCAGGAAGCTTGCCGAAGATCCGTTCATAAGCCTGAAGGAAGAGGGTGGGAAGTGGTACATTGAGATTCCCGACGTGAGAACTTACATACAGGCAACTGGAAGGACCAGCAGACTCTTTGCGGGTGGAATTACCAAGGGTCTCAGCGTCCTCATAGTGGACAACGAGAAAGTCTTCAACGGCTTAGTGAGGCAGATGCGCTGGCGCTTCACGGAGTTCAAGATGACTCCCTTTGAGGAGCTGAACCTCGATGAAATCCTCAGGCAGATAGACGAGGACAGGGAGAAGGTCAGGCTCGTCATGGAGGGCAAGATAAGCGCCAAGGTTAAAGACCTCGTTAAGTCGGCCCTCATGATTGTCGAGAGTCCTAACAAGGCAAGGACGATAGCCAACTTCTTCGGCCAGCCCAGTAAGAGGCGCATTGGAGATTTGGTGGCCTACGAGGTGAGCATAGGCAACAGAATGCTCACCATTCTGGCCAGCGGTGGGCACATGTTCGACCTCGTTACGAACGAAGGCTACCACGGCGTTCTGATTGAGGAAAAAGATGACATGCTCAAGTTCATCCCGGTTTACGACACCATCAAGCGCTGCCGCGACTGTGGACATCAGTTCGTTGACTGGGAGGAGAAAGGCATCTGTCCTCGCTGCGGCTCGACCAACGTCCGCGATGCCCTGGAGAATGTGAAGGCGATGCGCGAGATTGCCCAGGAGGTTGACGAGATACTAATCGCCACGGACCCAGATACCGAGGGAGAGAAAATAGCCTGGGATATCAGGAACGTTCTCTCGCCCTATACACCCAATATCAAGCGCATAGAGTTCCACGAGGTTACGAGGCCAGCCATACTTAGGGCAATTGAAGAGGCGCGCGAGGTAAACGAGGGCCGCGTCAATGCCCAGCTTGTGAGGCGCATAGAGGACAGGTGGATAGGCTTCGAGCTGAGCCAGGAACTCCAGAGGGTCTTCGAGAACCGCAACCTCTCTGCCGGAAGGGTTCAGACTCCTGTTCTTGGGTGGATAATCGAGCGTTATAAGGAGTTCACGGAAAGCGAAACTTACTTCCTTGGTTTGACCCTCGAGAACGAGCTCAGTGTAACAATCGAACTCGGCAAAGATGCAAAAGAAGTTGAACCGCCGGAAGAGGTTCTCGTTGAAGATGTAAGCCTCGAGGAGCGCGAGCTGAATCCTGCTCCACCGTACACAACCGATGCCATGCTCAAGGATGCGTCAACATTCCTCAAGCTCTCTGCCTCTGAGACGATGCGCCTCGCTCAGGATCTCTTCGAGCTCGGTCTTATCACATACCACAGAACAGACTCAACCCACGTCAGCAACACGGGAATTGAGGTTGCCAAGGAATACATCACCCAGGAAGTTGGCGAGGAGTACTTCAGGCCGAGACCGTGGGGGGAGGAGGGAACCCACGAGGCCATAAGGCCAACGCGGCCGATAGACACAGGTCGCTTGATGCAACTCATCCGCGACGGCATAATCCAGCTCTCCAAGAACCTCACCAGGAACCATTACCGGCTCTACGACATGATATTCAAGCGCTTCATGACAAGCCAGATGAAGTCGGCAAAAGTTCTCTATGAGAAGGCAATAATCGATGCAAAAGTTGGAAAGGCCGAGATCGAAGGTTATGTGGAAGTAATTGAGGACGGCTGGACCAAGCTCAGAAGTCCTCCCATGAGGCAGCTCCCGAGACTTGAAAAGGGAGTCAGTCTCAAGGTCGTTGAGGCAAAGAAGTGGAAGGCACCTAAGGTTCCACTCTACACCCAGGGAGACATAATAGCCCTCATGAAGGAGCGCAAGATTGGTAGGCCTTCGACTTACGCCAAAATCGTTCAGACACTCCTCCAGCGCTACTACGTCATAGAAACCCGTGGAAGAAAGAAGCTCGTACCAACCGATCAGGGTATCAAGGTCTATCACTATCTCATAAGTAAATATAAGGAACTAGTCGGCGAGGAGAAGACAAGGGAACTGGAGGAGATAATGGACATGATAGAGGAGAACAAGACAGACTATCAGGAAGTGCTCAGGGGACTATACAGTGAGATACGGGAGTACTTGAAATGAGTCTGCATTAGATAATACCAAACTTTTCCTCCCGTTTTATAGGTTTTATTTTTGTACCTATTTTCTAATCATGGTTTAAATTTTGAAATCCAATATATTCTAGATTGATGTATATACGAATTATTGTAGATTCTGCAAAAATATTACATTATGATATATTTTTGACTATAGTTGTCACATTTGATACTCAATTATTGGCTGTAGATTTGCTCTTTAGTAAAACCAAAAATTTTAAAATCTCTTTGTAGTAATAGATTTGCATGTACATGCAACGGCCATAATATCCAGTGAAGTCATTGCCGAATAATTTTCGGTGCAAACTGGGAGCACTAACAGAATGTGGAAAAAATTTATATGGGGCCAAACCCAAACAATAAAATAGGAAAAATGGTGGTGGTAAAGATGGTTAAGGATAGGATGGTTGAGCTCCTTCAGGAGCACTTTGAGTTGAACCTCTACGAGGCCAGAGCGTACGTGGCACTGGTTGGCTTCGGTGTTCTTACCCCAGCTGAGCTGGCCAGCGTTTCAGAGGTCCCGGCTCCAAGAACCTATGACGTTCTCAGGAGCCTCGAGAAGAAGGGTTTTGCCATAAGCCAGCCCGGTAAGGTCAACAAGTACAGGCCGGTTCACCCCCAGAACATTCTCGAGAAGTTCATCGAGGAGTGGCAGGAGCGCGTCGCTGAGGAGCTTGAGGCCAAGAAGAAGGCGAAGGAGGAGCTCCTCGAGCTCATGAGCCCGCTTATTGAGACCGAGATTCCTAAGTACGGCGTCGAGAAGGTCTGGGTCGTTAGGGGTATAAGGAACGCCACCCTCAAGACCAAGGAGATGTTTGAGGAAGTCAAGGAGCAGATCCTTCTGGCTGACGACGGCTACATCGCCATCAACCTCGAGAGCGACATCCTCAAGGCCATCGACAACGGCGCCAAGGCCAAGATAATCGTCACCGAGAACATCTATCACAGGCTTAGCACTTCAAAGATACTCGACTACTACAAGGCCGGCAAGCTTGAGCTCAAGGTCATCGACAAGCTTGAGCTTCCGATGCTCATCTGCGACGACGAGGTCTTCTTCGCCCTTGAGGATATGGCTGCTAGGTACTTCAACTACGAGACCCAGATCTGGATCAAGGACTTCCGCGTCAAGGCCCTCTTCGAGAACAAGTTCAACGAGTACTGGGAGAAGGCCAAGAAGGCCTGATATCTTTTCTCTTTTCTCTACGTTTTCCTGATCAACCCAGTGTCAATTTTCTGCGTCAGAAGAGAAAAGAAGGGCTCAGACGTACTTGAACTCTTCCTCTTTTTCGTCCTTCTCTTTAATCTTCCAGAAGAGTTTTCCGTTTTTCTGGTAACTCTCGACCTTACCTTGCTCGAGGAAGCGGAGCAGATATCGTCTCACTTCCATTTTTGGGAGCTTGGTGATCTCTGCTATCTCCTCGATGGTTTTAGGCCCGTCCTCAAGAGCCTTCATAACCCTGACGTTCTTCATTCTCCTCCCCCCAGTTTCCGGTATCTCTCTAACAGTTCGATTATCTTCTCCATAACTCTTAAGTGTTTTTCAAGTTCGATAAGATCTTCGGGCATGGAATTTGCCAGCTCGTTAAGTTTCTCCATGAGCCTCTCCTCGATGCCTTCCATCTCAGCCTTCCTCTGCTTTGCCCTGTGTTCGCATATCGGGCAGAAAACCCTTCCATCCTTTTCAAAGAGCGGAGAGCCACACTTGGAGCAGTGTCTGTCGAGCATCTTTGCCCCGGAAAGCATCAGTGGCATAAGAACGGTTCTCATTTCTTCCTCAGTGGGCCCTTTCAATACCATCCAATCACCCCATTAGCAGCTGGAAGACCTCAATGAAGGCTTTTTTTCCGAGGCGAGAACGCCTTATTCTGTCAGACACCTCGGCTATGTCGAAAGCAACTATCTTGAATCTCCTCTTTATTTCCTCAAGGATTTCCAAGAGTTCCTCGAGGCTCAGTTCCCCGTGTTGGAAGCGGGCTATCTTGTACTCCGGCTTCAGGACGTCCATGTCAATGGTCAGGTAAATCTCATCGCCGAGATATTTCTTAGTCTCAGCCAGTATCTCGTCGAGTGAGTTAGTCTGTAGGTTTTTGTATGCCCTCCACTTCCCGCGGACCTTCCTGCTCCTTAGCAAAGCCGGGAAGATTTTAACCCTCCTCGTCCAGAGCTGGGTTCTCTCCGTTGTCGGAATCATCAAAACCGGGGCAAGAACAACGGCCCGGTTAAGGATGTGCTCCTCGAGGGCATAAGCGAGCCACGAGCCGTGGTCAAGGTAGTCGTGCATCAGATCGGTATGAGCGTCGAGACTTATCAGAGAGCCCGGCTTGAGCTTCTCCACAATGCCATATGTGGCAAGATGATCCCCTATTATGTAAGCCTTGTCTTGAGGTATCCTTTCAGCCAGAAGTTCGACTCTGCTCGATTCGACTATCATGTAATCCTCTATGAGCTTGTTCCTTCTAAGAAGTTGCAGAACGTAGAGAACACCGTCGCGGTTAGGCTTCTCGCCGAAGGGGATGAACGTTACCATGATTCCACCCCCCGAGAGTTGGCCTCCTCCCTTTTAAACCTTGGTAAGGTCTTTCGACAAAATCATGTTAAATTTTGACGCCAAACTTTAAAAAGTAGACCTCTAAGATTAAAACGAAAACTCCTTGGAGGCGAGGAGATGATACTCCAGGTTGCCCTTGACCTGACTGACATTGAGCAGGCAATTTCTATCGCTGAGAAGGCCGCTAAAGGTGGCGCTCACTGGCTTGAGGTTGGAACTCCCCTCATTAAGAAGGAAGGCATGCGCGCCGTCGAGCTTCTCAAGAGGCGCTTTCCGGACAGGAAGATCGTCGCGGACCTAAAGACCATGGACACCGGTGCCCTGGAAGTCGAGATGGCAGCCAGGCACGGTGCTGATGTTGTTTCTATTCTTGGCGTAGCCGACGACAAGACCATCAAGGACGCTGTCGACGTCGCCAGGAGATATGGAATCCGGATCATGGTGGATTTAATCGGCGTTAAGGACAAGGTCAAGCGCGCCAAGGAACTTGAGAAGATGGGCGTTCACTACATCCTTGTCCACACGGGCATAGACGAGCAGGTCCAGGGCAAGAGCCCAATGGAGGATCTTGAGAAAGTCGTCAAGGCCGTCAGCGTTCCTGTGGCTGTTGCCGGCGGCTTGAACCTCGAGACCATCCCGAAGGTCATAGAGCTCGGTGCGACGATAATCATAGTTGGCGGAGCCATAACCAAGGCGAAGGACCCTGAGGACGTCACTAGGAAGATAATCGATCTCTTCTGGGGCGAGTACATGATGACCATCAGGAAGGCCATGACTGATATCCTGGAGCACATCAACCAAGTTGCTGAGAGCATAAAGCTCGAGCAGGTCAGGGGCTTCGTCGATGCCATGATCGGAGCCAACAAGATATTCATCTATGGCGCCGGAAGGAGCGGTTTGGTCGGAAAGGCCTTCGCAATGAGGCTCATGCACCTCGACTTCAACGTCTATGTCGTCGGTGAGACGATAACTCCTGCCTTCGAGCCGGGAGACCTGCTCATAGCCATCAGCGGTTCCGGCGAGACCAAGAGCATCGTTGACGCTGCTGAGATAGCCAAGAGACAGGGCGGAAAGGTTGTAGCAATAACTTCCTATGCCAACTCAACCCTTGGAAAACTCTCCGATGTTGTCGTTGAGATACCCGGAAGAACAAAAGCTGACATACCGACGGACTATATTGCCAGGCAGATGCTTACCAAGTACAAGTGGATAGCGCCGATGGGCACCCTCTTTGAGGACTCTACCATGATATTCCTCGACGGCATAATAGCTCTCCTAATGGCCACCTTCCAGAAGACCGAAAAGGATATGAAGAAGAAGCATGCGACCCTTGAGTAAGGGGTCGCCATGCCGTCTTTTACCCATCTTTTTGTAGGAATAGGGAGCACGGGAGCGAGGATAGTCAACAGTATACGCGCAGATGGAATCGTAAAGGTAACTGTCAATCCAGCCTATTACCTCCTTCCTCGCTCCGATAAGTACGAGGAGCGCCTCAGGAACTTCTTCTCCAGCCTTCCGGAGAGCACTTTCCTGTGGCTAGTTTTCG of the Thermococcus onnurineus NA1 genome contains:
- a CDS encoding arginase family protein — its product is MVTFIPFGEKPNRDGVLYVLQLLRRNKLIEDYMIVESSRVELLAERIPQDKAYIIGDHLATYGIVEKLKPGSLISLDAHTDLMHDYLDHGSWLAYALEEHILNRAVVLAPVLMIPTTERTQLWTRRVKIFPALLRSRKVRGKWRAYKNLQTNSLDEILAETKKYLGDEIYLTIDMDVLKPEYKIARFQHGELSLEELLEILEEIKRRFKIVAFDIAEVSDRIRRSRLGKKAFIEVFQLLMG
- the rgy gene encoding reverse gyrase, which codes for MKAVYREMCPNCLGRISDERLCLKNPCNECLDETAHADSYFELITAVRNALQLKGTLKEWERIYELESGVREVEAFFENATGFTFWSAQRTWVKRLLKGRSFSIIAPTGMGKSTFGAFMALWHATKGKKSYIVVPTTPLVIQTVKKIQAIAEKSGVQINLAYYHGNLRKKEKEEMLAKIENDDYQILVTSAQWLARNFDEKLKGRRFDFIFVDDVDAFLKASKNIDRSLLLLGFTEEVINKAWEIIRLKKSMAKYINGRAEDRDERLKELNREIEKLQREIEEFKEKNGVGIMIIASATGSARGDRIKLYRELLGFEVGSGRSALRNVVDSYLMPTKDIKEHVEELLTRLGKGGIIFTPIDQGLAYAEELVNYLRGKGFRIELVSSKNKKAIERFEKGEADYLIGSATYYGSLVRGLDMPHLIRYAVFTGVPKFRFSIDLERPTIYRALGLLTEVMDFLNDEQRREAEKLHARLRRLIRNIPQFELLKIEEALAEGLPIDNSFHNHVLNVFRELVEFLRKVLRDEEVLRKLAEDPFISLKEEGGKWYIEIPDVRTYIQATGRTSRLFAGGITKGLSVLIVDNEKVFNGLVRQMRWRFTEFKMTPFEELNLDEILRQIDEDREKVRLVMEGKISAKVKDLVKSALMIVESPNKARTIANFFGQPSKRRIGDLVAYEVSIGNRMLTILASGGHMFDLVTNEGYHGVLIEEKDDMLKFIPVYDTIKRCRDCGHQFVDWEEKGICPRCGSTNVRDALENVKAMREIAQEVDEILIATDPDTEGEKIAWDIRNVLSPYTPNIKRIEFHEVTRPAILRAIEEAREVNEGRVNAQLVRRIEDRWIGFELSQELQRVFENRNLSAGRVQTPVLGWIIERYKEFTESETYFLGLTLENELSVTIELGKDAKEVEPPEEVLVEDVSLEERELNPAPPYTTDAMLKDASTFLKLSASETMRLAQDLFELGLITYHRTDSTHVSNTGIEVAKEYITQEVGEEYFRPRPWGEEGTHEAIRPTRPIDTGRLMQLIRDGIIQLSKNLTRNHYRLYDMIFKRFMTSQMKSAKVLYEKAIIDAKVGKAEIEGYVEVIEDGWTKLRSPPMRQLPRLEKGVSLKVVEAKKWKAPKVPLYTQGDIIALMKERKIGRPSTYAKIVQTLLQRYYVIETRGRKKLVPTDQGIKVYHYLISKYKELVGEEKTRELEEIMDMIEENKTDYQEVLRGLYSEIREYLK
- a CDS encoding ArsR family transcriptional regulator, which codes for MKNVRVMKALEDGPKTIEEIAEITKLPKMEVRRYLLRFLEQGKVESYQKNGKLFWKIKEKDEKEEEFKYV
- the trmBL2 gene encoding HTH-type transcriptional regulator TrmBL2 gives rise to the protein MVKDRMVELLQEHFELNLYEARAYVALVGFGVLTPAELASVSEVPAPRTYDVLRSLEKKGFAISQPGKVNKYRPVHPQNILEKFIEEWQERVAEELEAKKKAKEELLELMSPLIETEIPKYGVEKVWVVRGIRNATLKTKEMFEEVKEQILLADDGYIAINLESDILKAIDNGAKAKIIVTENIYHRLSTSKILDYYKAGKLELKVIDKLELPMLICDDEVFFALEDMAARYFNYETQIWIKDFRVKALFENKFNEYWEKAKKA
- the hxlAB gene encoding bifunctional 3-hexulose-6-phosphate synthase/6-phospho-3-hexuloisomerase, which codes for MILQVALDLTDIEQAISIAEKAAKGGAHWLEVGTPLIKKEGMRAVELLKRRFPDRKIVADLKTMDTGALEVEMAARHGADVVSILGVADDKTIKDAVDVARRYGIRIMVDLIGVKDKVKRAKELEKMGVHYILVHTGIDEQVQGKSPMEDLEKVVKAVSVPVAVAGGLNLETIPKVIELGATIIIVGGAITKAKDPEDVTRKIIDLFWGEYMMTIRKAMTDILEHINQVAESIKLEQVRGFVDAMIGANKIFIYGAGRSGLVGKAFAMRLMHLDFNVYVVGETITPAFEPGDLLIAISGSGETKSIVDAAEIAKRQGGKVVAITSYANSTLGKLSDVVVEIPGRTKADIPTDYIARQMLTKYKWIAPMGTLFEDSTMIFLDGIIALLMATFQKTEKDMKKKHATLE
- a CDS encoding Sjogren's syndrome/scleroderma autoantigen 1 family protein, which codes for MVLKGPTEEEMRTVLMPLMLSGAKMLDRHCSKCGSPLFEKDGRVFCPICEHRAKQRKAEMEGIEERLMEKLNELANSMPEDLIELEKHLRVMEKIIELLERYRKLGGGE